GCCCTCACCCAGAAGGTCCGCGAGGGCGGGCGGACGGTCAACGTGCACGCCCTGGTCGCCACCGCGGTCAACGCCAACGGCCAGCGGGAGATCCTCGGGCTGGAGGTCACCTCACGCGAGGACGGCGCGGGCTGGCTGGCGTTCCTGCGCGGCCTGGTCGCCCGCGGCCTGTCCGGCGTTCAGCTGGTCATCTCCGATGCCCACCTCGGGCTGGTGGAGGCGATCGGGGCCACCCTGCCCGGCGCGTCCTGGCAGCGTTGCCGGACCCACTACCTGCGGAATTTGCTGACGACCGTGCCCAAGTCGGCGCAGCCGTGGGTGGCGACCCTGGTGCGGACCATTTTCGACCAGCCGACCGCCGAGCAGGTGCGTACCCAGCACGCCTGGGTCATCGACGCTCTGGCGGCCAAGTACCCCGCCGCCGCCGATCACCTCGATGGCGCCCGTGACGACCTGCTGGCCTTCGCCCAGTTCCCCAGGGAGATCTGGAAGCAGATCTGGTCCAACAATCCCCAAGAGCGGCTGAACAAGGAGATCCGCCGCCGCACCGACGTCGTGGGCATCTTCCCCGACCGCGCCGCCA
The DNA window shown above is from Microbispora sp. ZYX-F-249 and carries:
- a CDS encoding IS256 family transposase — its product is ALTQKVREGGRTVNVHALVATAVNANGQREILGLEVTSREDGAGWLAFLRGLVARGLSGVQLVISDAHLGLVEAIGATLPGASWQRCRTHYLRNLLTTVPKSAQPWVATLVRTIFDQPTAEQVRTQHAWVIDALAAKYPAAADHLDGARDDLLAFAQFPREIWKQIWSNNPQERLNKEIRRRTDVVGIFPDRAAIIRLVGAVLAEQTDEWTEARRYIGLDILAKARLRVICGDTPNQEQLPGTLTA